The proteins below are encoded in one region of Bacteroidota bacterium:
- a CDS encoding helix-turn-helix transcriptional regulator, with protein sequence MFELEREIDSLRELLNAKDRTIVAARRENDKLHEEIESNYDILSQIRVDLKLLEDIARIDPTSTRRLSVTLQHRLTKIRNSSDIHEVTRQTEEFIEKLQRRAPDLTDAELLVASFLRIGYATSTIAATCCISERTVENHRLHIRRKLGMSSHESLCDYLEQLDDHAAPTTAK encoded by the coding sequence CAATGCGAAGGACCGAACCATCGTCGCGGCTCGGCGCGAGAACGATAAACTCCATGAAGAGATCGAATCGAACTATGACATACTGTCACAGATTCGGGTAGATCTAAAATTGCTCGAAGATATTGCGCGTATCGACCCGACATCGACGAGGAGGCTCTCTGTCACGTTGCAGCACCGACTGACCAAGATTCGCAACAGTTCGGATATTCATGAGGTGACACGCCAGACAGAAGAGTTCATCGAGAAACTCCAACGACGCGCGCCGGATCTGACCGATGCAGAGTTGTTGGTCGCTTCCTTCTTACGAATCGGCTATGCGACTTCGACGATTGCCGCCACGTGCTGCATATCCGAACGGACAGTAGAGAACCATCGACTCCATATTCGCCGGAAACTTGGCATGTCTTCGCACGAATCGTTGTGTGACTATCTGGAACAGCTCGACGATCACGCAGCACCAACCACTGCAAAATGA